The DNA window CGACGATCTCGAACCCGTGCTGAACCTGGTCGAGGAGACCGTGCGCCGCCACTAGGCGCGTCCCGGGCAGCGGCATGCCGTGAAGGTGGCCATCAGGGGCGTTCGACCGCGTGTCCGCGCGGGACTCGGACCGAGGCGAGCTGGGTGGCCTGCCCGACGAGGCGGCCCTTCGCGTCCCAGGCGTGCGCGGTCTCGTCCATCCGGTCGCCGCCGATCTCGGTCGCGGCCATCCTGACCCGGACCGGTCCCGGTGCGGGCAGCCGTCGCAGGTAGGCGCTGAACTGCACGGTCGGCGCCCAGCCCGGTACCCCGAGGTCGTAGGAGACCGGTGGCACCGGGTCGAGTGCCACCAGCAGGCTCAGCGGGTCCCAGTCGGCCCCGTTCGCGAGGCGTTGCCAGCCCGCGAGCACACCCGCGCCCGACGGCTTCCCCACCGCGAAACCGAGCCCTGCCGGATCGAGGCGCTGGTCGACGACCTCCATCAGGGGCACGCGGAAGTCCGCGCCGGGTACCTCGGGCGGGTTGCGGACGCAGTCCGCCTCATCCGGAATCTCGACCGGTTCCGCCCGTGACCACCACGCGTCGGTTTCGTCGAGCTTTCCTTGCACGATCAGCGCTTCGACGCACGGCGACCCGTCCTGCGCCAGCCTGGCGCGCAGCTGCGTGGCCCCCCGCCCGGCGCGCAGGAGTTCGACCTCGACGTCGGCCGCACCGGGCGCGGGCGCCTGGATGAACGAAGCGCTGACGGCGGTCGGATGCGGGTGCGCCTCCCCCGCCACCCGCGCCGCCGCGCGCCCGAGCACCGCCAGCAGGTACCCGCCGTGCAGCTTCGTGCCCACGGCCCAGCCGGGGTCCAGTTCGGCGCCGAACCGGTGGCCCGATGCCGTGCCCTGCCGCGGTTCGACCGCGGTCGCCGTCTCGAAATCCGTCATCGTGAATCGCGCTCCGTTCGTCTCCCCACCGAGGTTGACAGCGTCAACTTGACGATGTCAACCTCATGTGGTGAACACGAAACGCGTCCGGGCCCGTCCCGGTGACGGTGCCAAGCTGCGCGAGGAGATCCTCCGCACCGCCGAGCGGCTCCTCGTCGAGTCCGGTACCGAGGAGGCCCTGACGCTGCGCGCCGTGGCGAGGCTGGCATCGGTGACCACGCCATCGGTGTACCTGCACTTCTCCGGCAAGGAAGCGCTCGTCGAAGCGGTGTGCCTGCGCGTGTGGGACGAACTCGGCACCCGCATCCGCGACGCCTGCGAGGGGATGACCGATCCCTTCATGGCGCTCGGCCAGTGCGGGCGCGCGTACATCCACTTCGCGCTCGAACACCCCGTGCAGTACCGGGTGCTGCTGATGCGCCCGAACGACGCCGAGGACATCCCGCCCGCCGCGGCTGCCTGCTTCCGGCACATGGTCGACGCGGTCACCGCCTGCGTCGAAAACGGTGTCCTGCGAGGAGATCCCGAGACGCTCGCGCTCGGCATGTGGTCGGCGATGCACGGGTGCGTGTCGCTGGTCATCGCGCAGCCCGCGCTGCCGTGGCCCGAGGATTTCGAGTCCTTCGTCAACCACGTCGTCCGGATCGCGGGGTTCGGCAGCGCGCTGCAGGGCGCGCTCCCCGGCGCCGCCGTGCCGCGGAGCAGGGACCTCGCCGCGGGCATGGACGGGCTCGCGAAGGCCATGCGGCAGCGAGGCGCGCGATGACCCGGCGCACGGTGCTGGTGACGGGCGCTTCACGGGGTATCGGGGCCGAGACCGCCCGCCTCCTCGGCGCCGGAGGCGTGCACGTGTTCGTGAACTACCGAGAGAAGGCGAAGCGCGCGGACCAGGTCGTCGGCGAGATCGTCGACGCTGGCGGTTCGGCCGCCGCGGTGCGCGCCGACCTCACCGACCGCGATGCCGTCGACGCGATGATCGACGACATCCGCGCGAGCCACGGCCGCCTGGACGCGTTGGTGCTCAACGCTTCCGGCGGCATGGAGCGCGGCGCCGCACCCGGCTACGCCCTCGCGCTGAACCGGGACGCGCAGATCGGCGCGCTCGACTCCGCGCTGCCGCTGATGACCGCACGAAGCCGGGTTGTCTTCGTGACCAGCCACCAGGCGCACTTCCACGGCAAGGGGTCCGCCTACGAGCAGTACGAACCCGTGGCGCACAGCAAGCGCGCGGGCGAAGACGCACTGCGGGCGCGCATCCCGGCACTGTCCGCGCGGGGCATCGATCTCGTCGTGGTGTCCGGGGACATGATCGAAGGCACCATCACCGTCACACTCCTCGACCGGGCGCGCCCGGGAACCCTCGACGCACGGCGCGCGCAAGTGGGAACGCTTCCCACGGTCGGGGAATTCGCGGCGGAGGTGGCGAACGCGGTCACGGCCCCGTTCGAAACCGGGCACACCGTCTACGTCGGCGGCGCGGATTACCTGGTGCGCTGAGAATGTCGGTGGGGCGTGTTCCACTGAGGACATGGATCTGCTGAGCGCGCACGAAGAAGCCATGCGGGGGTTCGACGATCTCGTGGGCCGGATCGGGGATCGCTGGGCCGCGCCGACGCCGTGTACCGAGTGGACGGTCGCCGATCTGCTCAACCACCTCGTCGGCGAGCAGCTGTGGGTGCCGCACCTGCTCGCGGGCGAGACGCTCGAGGAGGTCGGCGGCCGGTACGACGGCGACGTGCTCGGTGCCGACCCGGTCGGGGCGTGGCGGCGGTCCTCGGCCGCCGCCCGTGCCGCGTGGGTCGAAGACGGTGCCACCGAACGGGATGTGCACGTGTCCTTCGGCGAGATCGGCGCCGCCGAGTACGGCTGGCAGATGACGCTCGACCTCGCCGTGCACGGCTGGGACCTGGCGAAGGCGATCGACGTCACGTCGCCCCTCGGCGAGACCATGGCTCGGCGGCTGCTGGAAGTGTTCGAACCGGAGCTGGAACAGTGGCAGGGCATGGGGATCTTCGCCGCGCCGGTGCCCGTCCCGGCGGGCGCGGACACGCCGTCGAAGCTGCTCGCGCTCCTGGGCCGCGACCCCGGCTGAGGAGGAGAAAGCGCACGAAACGGCCGCGGGGACGGTACGCTGGTCGCACCGCAGCAGTTCTTGTTCCGTTTTTCGAGGAGTGACACCTTTCGTGCGCGACGCGCAGTCACCTGGTGACAGTACTAAGCCGGGTGACGAACCCGGCTTGCCCCTGGTCCCCCCACGCTTGACGCCCCTCGGCGGTGTCGCGTAGTGGACATCGTTCTCGCCGTGCTCGGCGTGCTCTTCTTCATCCTCCTGACGATCGGCACCGGTCTCGCCGTCGCGGCGGAGTTCTCGCTCACCGCGCTCGAACGCAGCACCGTCGACGCGAACGTCCGCCAGGTCGGCGACAAGCGCTCGACGACCGTGCAGAAGGCGCACCGGACGCTGTCGTTCCAGCTCTCCGGCGCGCAGGTCGCGATCACCATCACCACGCTGGTCACCGGGTACGTCGCGGAGCCGCTCATCGGCAGGCTCGTGAACCCGCTGCTGACCGCCGTCGGCCTTCCCGGCGGCGCCGCGGGCGTGGTCTCCCTCGTGCTGACCCTGCTCATCGCGACGTCGGCGTCGATGATCCTCGGCGAGATGGTGCCGAAGAACCTCGCGATCGCCCGTCCACTCCAGACCGCGCGCGCGGTGGCCGGGTACCACTCGCGCTTCTCCGCGCTGTTCCGCTGGCTCATCACGCTGATGAACAACAGCGCGAACTTCCTGGTGCGCAAGTTCGGCGTGGAGCCGCAGGAGGAACTGCGCTCGGCGCGGTCACCGCAGGAACTGGGCTCGATCGTGCGCTCCAGCGCCGAAAGCGGCACGCTCGACACCTCGACCGCGGAGCTGCTCGACAAGTCCCTCCGCTTCGGGGAGCGCACCGCGGAGGAGCTGATGACGCCGCGCGTGCAGGTCGAGTCGCTCACCGTCGACGACACGGTCCACGCGCTCGTCGAACTCGCCCGGCGCACCGGGTTCTCCCGGTTCCCGGTCTACACCGAGGATCTCGACGACGTGCAGGGCGCCGTCCACGTCAAGCAGGCGTTCACGGTGCCCGCGGCCGAGCGCGGCACGGTCAAGATCGGTTCCGTGATGCGGCCGGTCCCCACCGTCCCCGAATCCCTGCCCGGTGACGCGCTGCTGAACCGCCTGCGCGCGTCCCGGTTCCAGGTCGCGATCGTGGTCGACGAGTACGGCGGCACCGCGGGACTGGTGACGCTGGAGGACGTCGTCGAAGAGATCATCGGCGACGTCCGCGACGAGCACGATTCCCACGAAGGGCCCGCGTCCCAACGCCTCGGCGCCGACAGCTGGGTGGTCTCGGGACAGCTCAGGGCGGACGAAGTGACCGAGCAGACCGGGTTCCGGATGCCCGACGGCGACTACGAGACCATCGCGGGCCTCATCCTCGAACGGCTGGGCAAGATCCCCGCCGCGGGCGATTCCGCCGACGTCGACGGCTGGCGGCTGACCGTCACGGAGATGGACCGGCTGCGGATCGCCGAGGTCGGGGTCCACCGCGTCACCGCGCCCGCACCCGAAAAGCAGGAGGCGGGACGATGAGCGACTGGTGGTATTTGGCACTGGTTTTCGTGCTGCTGCTGGCGAACGCGTTCTTCGTCGGCGCCGAGTTCACGCTCATCTCCTCGCGCCGCGACCGGCTGGAAGCGTTGCTGGAGCAGGGAAAGACGCGCGCGCGGATCGTGATCAACGCGAGCAGGAACGTGTCGCTGATGCTCGCGGGCGCGCAGCTGGGCATCACGATCTGCTCGCTGCTGCTGGGGCGGCTCGGCGAGCCCGCGGTGGCGCACCGGCTCGCCGCGTTCTTCGAGCTGTTCGGCATCCCCGAGGTGCTGCTGCACCCGATCTCGTTCGCGATCGCGCTGGCCTTCATCACCATCCTGCACGTGCTGATCGGCGAGATGGTGCCGAAGAACCTCGCGATCGCCGAGCCGGAGCGGCTCGCGCTGTGGCTGGTGCCGCTGCACGTCGGCTGGGTGAAGCTGGCGAACCCGTTCATCTGGGTGCTGAACTTCGTGTCGAACTCGGCGCTGCGCCTGGTGAAGGTCGAGCCCAAGGACGAGCTGGAAACCGCCTACACCTCCGACGAACTGGCGGAGCTGCTGAGCGAGTCGCGCCGCGAGGGCCTGCTGGAGCAGTCCGAGCACGAACGGCTGAGCCAGACCCTGTCCTCGGTCCAGAAGACCGTCGCGGACGTGCTGGTGCCCACCGGCGAGCTCACCACGCTGCCGGTGTCCCCCACCGTGGGCGACGTCGAGCACGCGGTGTCCGAGACCGGTTTCTCGCGTTTCCCGGTGCGAGACGGCGGCGGCGCGCTGATCGGCTACATCCACGTGAAGGACGTGCTCGACCAGCTCAACGGCGACCCCGGCCGGACGGTCGCACCGGAGAAGACGCGCAACCTCACCGAACTGCGCGCCGACGCGCGCCTCGACGTCGCGCTTTCCGCAATGCGCAAGGAAGGCAGCCACCTCGCGCGCGCGGTGGGCCCGGACGGGAACGCGGTCGGCGTGGTGACGCTGGAGGATCTCGTCGAGGAGTACGTGGGCACGGTCCGCGACGGAACCCATGTGACACGCTGAAGACCGTGGGCACCGTACTGACCGAACAGGAGTGGCGTGCGCGCGAGGAGGCGCACACCGCCCGGATGCGGCGCTGGACCGAACCGCACCAGCGCCGCCGTTCGCGTGGCGAAAAGCACCCGGTGCTCGACTTCCTGTTCACCTACTACTCGCACCGGCCCTCACACCTCGAACGGTGGCAGCCCGGCCCGGGGATCGTGTTGTCCGGGGCGGGCGCCACGCGCTTCCTCGAACGCCGCGGCTACCGCGCGGTGCCGGACGGAGTCGCCCTCGACGACGCGGAGTTCGGCGAGAACCGGGTCCGCACCGCGCGCTACATCCGGTCGCTCCTGGAAGCCACGGCGTCGCGCGCGCCGCGGCTGAGCTGCTTCGGCCTGCACGAGTGGGCGATGGTCTACCGCCAGCCGCCCGGCGAGGTGCGCCACACCCAGCTGCCGCTGCGGCTCGGCTCCTCGGGCACCGACGAGGTGGTAAACTCCCTGGAAGTCCGGTGCGGGCACTACGACGCGTTCCGGTTCTTCACCGAAGCGGCCCGCCCCCGCAACACGCTCACCCCGGCGAGGACGACCCAAATCGATCTTGAACAGCCCGGCTGCCTGCACGCCAACATGGATCTGTTCAAATGGGCCTACAAACTCGACCCGTTCGTCCCGTCGGAACTGCTCGGCGACTGTTTCGAACTGGCCGCGGACATCCGCGTGCTCGACATGCGGGCGAGCCCGTACGACCTGACCGGTTTCGGGTACTCGCCGGTCCCGATCGAGACGCCGGGCGGGCGTGCCGAGTACGCCCGTGCGCAGGCGGAATTCGCCCGCCGAGCGGCACCGCTGCGTACACGACTGGTCGCGCTCTGCACGCGACTGCTCGAAAACGGGAATCGAGCTGTTAACACCGGTGACAACTGATAGTCATCACATTTCCTCCACACCTCTAACCTGTTAGAGTGATAACGTTTTGATTGCATACTCTGAGCACGCAATTCGCGGTCGAAAGGACTCCAATGGGGCGACACAGCAGGGCCGAAGACCCCGCTCCCTACCGTCCTGAAGGTCCGCCCGTCCGGGCGGAAAGATCGGGCCAGCCCCAGCAGGGCCGTCCTCGCGCACGCCAGGTCCCCCCGGACCGTGCGCGAGCGGGCCAGGCGCAGCCGCGGGGTCAGTTCCGCGGGGAGCACCCTGGACGGCAGGGCGGCCGCCCGTCGCGGCCGAACCCGGCTCCCGCCGCCGAGCGTCCCGCCGCGGGCCAGGGCCGCCGCAGGCGCGCCACCAAGATCGACGTCACCGGCCCGATCGACCCCGCCGCCGTCGCCCGCGCGAAGAACAGCTCGGACACCGGGACCCACCGCATCGTCGGCAAGAAGCAGCGGCGCCGGGTCGCCAAGTGGCCCATCGCGTGCCTCGCGCTCGTCGCGCTCGCGGTACTCGGCTGGCTCGGCTGGGGCTGGGCCGACGGCATCGTGAACAACCGCGCGGAGGCACAGGCGTCCGCGTGCTCCGAAGGGGAAACCTCGATCGCGGTGGTGGTGGCGCCGGACGCCGAGCAGCCAGCCAAGGCCGCGGCCGGCCGCTGGAACCAGGCGAACACCGTGGTGCACGGCCACTGCGTCCGGGTCGACGTGCGCGCGGCCTCCTCGGAGCGCACGCTCAACGCGCTGGCCGGTCGCGGCAGCATCGACGAGATCGGCGGGCTCCCCGCGGCGTGGATGCCGGACAGCTCGTCGTGGGTGACGCAGCTGAAGGCCGCCAAGCCGGGCATGATCTCCTCGCCGCCGGAACCCATCGCCAGCGGGAAGCCCGCGGACTACCCGTACGTCGGGATCGGCGGCAAGATCGACGACGTGCAGCAGCGGGCGGCGCAGTCCTTCCGCGAGTTCCTCAAGCAGCCCGCCCAGCAGACCGACTTCGCCGACGCCGGGCTCACCAAGCGATGAGGGGCACCAGGGTCACGCGAGGTTGAACGTGTCGGGGTCGGGCCCGACCCGCTCGCCGCGGTCGAGCTCGGCGATCACCGTCATGTCGTCGTCGGCGAGCTCGAAGTCGAACACGTCGATGTTCTCCGCGATCCGTGACGGGGTCACCGACTTCGGGATCACCACGGTGCCGAGCTGCAGGTGCCACCGCAGGATGATCTGCGCGGCCGTCTTGCCGTACTTCGACGCCAGCGAGCCGATCGTGCCGTCGGAGAACAACGCGCCCTGGGCGAGCGGGCTCCACGCCTCGGTGACGATCCCGTTCTCGGCGTGGAACTCCCGCAGCGGGCCCTGCTGGAGCTGCGGGTGCAGCTCGATCTGGTTCACCGCGGGCACGATCTGGGTCTCCGACATGAGCCGCTGAAGGTGCGGGATCTGGAAGTTCGACACGCCGATCGCGCGCACCCTGCCGTCGTTGTACAGCTCTTCGATGGCGCGCCAGGTCTCAATGTACTTGTCGCGCTGCGGCAGCGGCCAGTGGATCAGGTACAGGTCGAGGTAGTCGAACCCGAGCTCCGCCATGCTGCGGTCGAAGCCGCGGAGCGTGGTGTCACGGCCCTGGTCGGAGTTCCACAGCTTGGTGGTGAGGAACAGGTCCTCGCGCGCGGTCTCCGAGGAGCGGATGCCCTCGCCGACCCCGGCCTCGTTCCGGTAGGCGGCCGCGGTGTCGATGCTGCGGTACCCGGCGTCGATCGCGGTCCTGACGATCTTCGCGGTCTGGTCTTCCGGCACCTGCCAGACGCCGAACCCGAGCTGCGGGATGACGACGTCGTTGTTGAGAGCGACGGTGGGCACGGGCGGAGGAATGGCCATGGGGTTCCGGTCCTCGTTTCGGTCTCGCGGTCGAACCTGCCGCGGTCATCGTCTCACTGCGGACCGCGCAGGCGCGCGGCGGTCCGCTCGTCCGCGGGGAAGAACGACTCGATGACGAGTTCGGCCATCGTCACGTCCAGCGGCGTGCCGAAAGTCGCCACAGCGCTGAAGAACGCGAGTTCGGTATCGCGGTGCCGAAGCCGCAGCGGCACGAAGATGTCGCCGGGCCCCGGAACCTCCACTTCGGGCACTTCCTGATCGCACGGGTAGCCGCGCAGTTCGCCGAGCAGCGCGGTCAGCTCCGGGTCCGCGGTCGCGGCGACCTGGCGCCGCAGCGTGCCGAGCAGGTGCGCGCGCCACTCCCCCAGGTTCACGATGCGCGGGGCCATCCCGTCCGGGTGCAGGGTCAGCCGCAGCACGTTCACCGGCGGCGCGAGCAGCGCCGGATCGACGCCTTCGAGCAGCAGTCCCGCGCTCGCGTTGGAATCGAGCAGGTTCCAGCCCCGGTCGACCACCACCGCCGGGTACGGGTCGTGCCCCGCCAGCAGCAGCCGGACGGCCTCCCGCACCGCGGACATCTCCGGCGCGTCCAGCCCGGCCTGCCGGTACGCGGGCGCGTACCCGGCGGCGAGCAGCAGCTGGTTCCGTTCGCGCAGCGGCACATCGAGGTGCTCGCCGAGCCGCAGGACCATCTCGCGGCTCGGCTTCGAGCGGCCCGTTTCCACGAAGCTGAGGTGCCGGCTGGAGATCTCGGCGGTCAGCGACAGGTCGAGCTGGCTGATGCGCCTGCGCTCGCGCCAGGCGCGCAGGAGCGTGCCGACGGATTGCGGGGGAACCTGCGTCACGGTGGTCACGGCGATCACCGTACGACGGCGGGTACGGCACGGCCATTACCTCCGGCGTAATCGACACGCCCCGGCACACCCGGCCAAGGTGGTGGCACGGCGGAACCCCGCCGATCCTTTGCCCCACAACGAAAAGAGGCCCCGTGTCCGACTACCAGCACCTCGCGGAGCGCTACATCGCGGTGTGGAACACCACCGACCCTCAGCAGCGGCGAGCACTCGTCGACGAGCTGTTCACCGCCGACGCGACCTACACCGATCCGCTCGGCGCGGTCAGCGGCAGGGACGGCGTGGACGGGTTCGTCGCGAGTGCGCAGGAGCAGTTCGCCGGTCTCGTGTTCAGCCTGTCCGGTACCGCCGACGGCCACCACGACCTGGCGCGGTTCACCTGGCACCTGACCCCGCCCGGCGGCGGCGAACCGCTCGCCATCGGGTTCGACGTGATCGAAGTGGACGGCGAGCGCATCCGGCGCGTGCACGGGTTCCTCGACAAGGTCCCGTCCTGAGCGACACTGTCCACAATGGAGAAAAGGGAACGGCCGGGAAACTGGCCCTCCCCACTCTGTCCATACCCGTGACGGGCGCCTGAGAGGTTCACCCGTGTGTTGAGCCGGGCTTGCACCTTCGGCGGGGCGGGCAGGTGGTGACCTGCCGGCCCGCTTTCCAGAGGCGTCTCGCCCGCGCGGTCCTGGGTGCCTGAGAGGTTCCGGGGAGGACTTGCTCCTTCGGCGCCGGACTCACCAGGTGTGTGGTCCGGACTCTCCCGCGCGGGTTCGTCGACTGCGGTGCCCACCTTACCCGGTGGGCCCGCGGCCGGTGCTCACCCGGTCCGGCGCGCGTTGCGGCGCTGGGTCAGCTCGTCCGGCTGGACGTCCTCGATCCTGGCGCCGTCGGCGCGTTCGGCGGGGAATTCGTGGATGGTGCCGCTGATCTCCTGCATCGCGCCGCTGACCGCGATGCCAAACACGCCCTGCCCGCCCTGCAGCAGATCGACGATCTCCTCCGGTGACGTGCACTCGTACACGGTGGCGCCGTCGGAGAACAAGGTGACCTTCGCGAGGTCCCGCACTCCCCTCGCCCGCAGGTGCTCGACCGCGACGCGGATGTTCTGCAGCGACACCCCGGTGTCCAGCAGCCGCTTGACGATCTTGAGGACCAGCATGTCCTTGAACGAGTAGAGCCGCTGCGAACCGGACCCGTGCGCCGTGCGGATGCTCGGCGCGACCAGCTTCGTCCGCGCCCAGTAGTCGAGCTGCCGGTAGGTGATGCCCGCAATCTGACACGCGGCGGGCCCGCGGTAGCCGACCAGCTCGTCCGGCAGCGACGCGTCCGGGAACAGTTCACCCTGCTCACCGTCTCCCGCGCCGACGGCCTGGACCGGCCTTTCCTCGACCACGCATGCCTCCCCTCGCCCGGCCTGCCGGCCGGTCGAACAGCACCTGACACCCGGGGCGGGGGCCAGGGAGGTGGAACCGCGGCAGGTGCGCCCCAGTACCGCGAATCACACCAAAGCGATTTACCTCCAATGACGGTATGCGCGCCCGACTGCCCGGTCAACGCGACGCGCGGCGACCTCAAGCTGAAGTTGAGACTTTCTTCGCGGTTGCACCCGTTACTCAAGCGTGTTAATTTTTACTCATGCAGATAACACCTCGGGCCGAAGACGGCGCGGGCATCACCGTGACCGAGGCGGCGAGGCGGGCTCAGATCGTCGGGGCCACCATCGCCACCATCGCCGAACTCGGCTACGCCAAGACTTCGTTCGCCAGGATCAAGGAGCGGGCGGGCCTGTCCAGCACGCGCATCATCGGCTACCACTTCACGAACAAGGCCGGGCTGATGATGGCGGTGCTGACCACCATCACCGGGGCCAAGGAGCGGTTCCTCCGCGAGCGCGCCGGGGCGCCTGCCGAGCGGGCCGCGATGCTCCGCGCGCACATCGAAACCGAGGTGGCGTTCCTCGGGGCGTACCCGGAGTACGTGCGGGTGCTCTCCGAACTCGCGGGCGGCGTGGACGATCCCGAAGGCTGGGCGATCGCGGGTCCGGTGCTCGAAGGCATGCGGACCGGCCAGATCACCAGGGTGCTCGCGCAGGGCAGGCGCGAAGGCGCGTTCGGCGAGTTCGACCCCGAGGTGGTGGGACGGTCGGTGGCGCACGCCATCGACGGCGCCGCGGCCGCCTACGCGGAGAACCCGGCGCTCGACCTCGAGCACTACGGCCGCGAACTGGCTGATCTGTTCGAGCGGGCCACGCGCCCGATATGAAGAAGAGGGCCACTCCCCGCAACGGGGAGTGGCCCTCGACCTGTCCGGGTCATCGGGTTGGTTCAGGTGTCGGCGCCGCGGAAATCCTCCGGGGACACCGAGTCGAGGAACTCGCGGAACTTCTCGACCTCGTCCTCCTGCTCGTCCGGGATGATCAGGCCGGCTTCCTCCAGCACCGCGTCCACCGCGTGGATCGGGACACCGACGCGCAGCGCCAGCGCGACCGAGTCGCTCGGCCGCGCGGACACCCTGATGTCGCCGTCGAACACCAGCTCCGCGTAGAACGTGCTCTCGCGCAGGTCGGTGATCACCACTTGCTTGAGCTCTCTGCCGAGCGCTCCGATGACTTCCTTGAGCAAGTCGTGGGTCAACGGTCGCGCGGGGCGCACACCCTGCTGCTCCAAGGCGATCGCAGTGGCCTCCACCGAGCCGATCCAGATGGGGAGGTACCGCTCACCTTCCGTTTCCCGCAGCAACAAGATCGGCTGATTCGCGGGCAGTTCGACCCGCACGCCGACGACGCGCATTTCGCTGCTCATCGGGGTTCGCCTCCCTCTCCTGCGCGCGGGCTGCAGCGCTGTTCCGGGGATCCCGCGTCGACGTGTCCAACACCGTTGACGCTACCCGTCATCAGGGCGCTGTGCTCGCTGTCCGAAAGATTGAAACACCGGCCCGCCGCCGGGCCTGGACTAACCGTACGGCATCGAAGGCCCTACGTTCAGCTGTCGAATTGTGAAGAAACCAACCTGTGCCGCGGAAAGTCCGCGAATCAGCCCCCGGTGACGCCGCGGATACCGGCCTTGACCAGCAACGTGTGCAGCGTGACCGACAGCGCGGCCAGCTCGCGGACCACCTCGTCCGCGCGCGCCTTCGCGTCCTCGTCGCGGTGGTGGTAGACCGGCGCGACGATCTGTTCGAGCAGCCCGACCTCGCGGTCGGCCGAGGCGCGGAACGCGCGCAGGTGCCGCGGTTCGATGCCGAATTCGGTCATCGCCTTGACGGTGCGCGCGACCAGCACGGCGTCCGGGTCGTAGAACCCGGCCGCGCCCGGCCTGACCAGGCCGTACTGGCGCAACTCGGTGAGCGTGGCGAGATCGACCCCGGCCTGCTCCAGCAGTTCCTCCTGGGTCAGCCGGATCTGGATGCCGGAGGTGAAGTCCGCCGCCGAGGGCATCGCCGCGCGCTCGCCCGCGATCGTCGCCGCCGAGTCGAGCGCGACCAGCTTGCGCGGCAGCCGCGACGGGGAACCGGGGTGGCCGTCACCCCGGTCCGCGGCGTCGAGCTGCTCTTTGATGACCTTCAGGGGCAGGTAGTGGTCGCGCTGGGCGGACAGCACGAACCGGAGCCGCTCCACGTCCGCCGCCGCGAACTGCCGGTACCCCGAAGGCGTCCGGCCAGGCTGGACCAGGCCTTCCGACTCGAGGAACCGGATCTTGGAGAT is part of the Amycolatopsis sp. CA-230715 genome and encodes:
- a CDS encoding nuclear transport factor 2 family protein; translated protein: MSDYQHLAERYIAVWNTTDPQQRRALVDELFTADATYTDPLGAVSGRDGVDGFVASAQEQFAGLVFSLSGTADGHHDLARFTWHLTPPGGGEPLAIGFDVIEVDGERIRRVHGFLDKVPS
- a CDS encoding MerR family transcriptional regulator; translation: MVEERPVQAVGAGDGEQGELFPDASLPDELVGYRGPAACQIAGITYRQLDYWARTKLVAPSIRTAHGSGSQRLYSFKDMLVLKIVKRLLDTGVSLQNIRVAVEHLRARGVRDLAKVTLFSDGATVYECTSPEEIVDLLQGGQGVFGIAVSGAMQEISGTIHEFPAERADGARIEDVQPDELTQRRNARRTG
- a CDS encoding TetR/AcrR family transcriptional regulator, which translates into the protein MQITPRAEDGAGITVTEAARRAQIVGATIATIAELGYAKTSFARIKERAGLSSTRIIGYHFTNKAGLMMAVLTTITGAKERFLRERAGAPAERAAMLRAHIETEVAFLGAYPEYVRVLSELAGGVDDPEGWAIAGPVLEGMRTGQITRVLAQGRREGAFGEFDPEVVGRSVAHAIDGAAAAYAENPALDLEHYGRELADLFERATRPI
- a CDS encoding bifunctional nuclease family protein, with translation MSSEMRVVGVRVELPANQPILLLRETEGERYLPIWIGSVEATAIALEQQGVRPARPLTHDLLKEVIGALGRELKQVVITDLRESTFYAELVFDGDIRVSARPSDSVALALRVGVPIHAVDAVLEEAGLIIPDEQEDEVEKFREFLDSVSPEDFRGADT
- the ftsR gene encoding transcriptional regulator FtsR translates to MTAAGRPQRDGLSIGAVLAQLRGDFPDVTISKIRFLESEGLVQPGRTPSGYRQFAAADVERLRFVLSAQRDHYLPLKVIKEQLDAADRGDGHPGSPSRLPRKLVALDSAATIAGERAAMPSAADFTSGIQIRLTQEELLEQAGVDLATLTELRQYGLVRPGAAGFYDPDAVLVARTVKAMTEFGIEPRHLRAFRASADREVGLLEQIVAPVYHHRDEDAKARADEVVRELAALSVTLHTLLVKAGIRGVTGG